One genomic region from Onychostoma macrolepis isolate SWU-2019 chromosome 23, ASM1243209v1, whole genome shotgun sequence encodes:
- the LOC131532159 gene encoding gastrula zinc finger protein XlCGF57.1-like has translation MKNQAMMRSMRVHTGEKPFLCPQCGKSFNIKLYLKNHLKIHTGEKPYTCTECGRIFSQRGHLDTHMISHTGEKPYTCNECGKSFTRQGRLNIHMRTHTGEKPFTCPQCEKSFIGKHYLKDHLKVHTGEKPYTCLECGKSFTRAESVKDHHLRIHSGEKSSCDQ, from the coding sequence ATGAAGAACCAAGCGATGATGAGATCCATGAGAGTccatactggagagaagcctttcctGTGCCctcaatgtggaaagagtttcaataTTAAACTATATCTTAAGAATCACCTGAaaattcatactggagagaaaccgtacacaTGCACTGAGTGTGGGAGGATTTTCTCACAAAGAGGACACCTTGACACGCACATGATAtctcacaccggagagaagccttatACGTGCAatgagtgtggaaagagtttcacacgcCAAGGAAGACTTAATATTCACATGAGaactcacactggagagaagccgttcacGTGCCCTCAGTGTGAGAAGAGTTTCATTGGTAAACATTACCTTAAGGATCACCTAaaagttcacactggagagaaaccgtacacCTGCCttgagtgtggaaagagtttcacacggGCAGAGAGCGTCAAAGATCATCATCTACGAATTCACTCTGGAGAAAAGTCAAGCTGTGATCAGTAA